The genomic stretch CGGGAAGAGGTCGATAGGGGTGTGTTCCATCTTCGGTGGCAAGGAAGCGCTCGATTCCATGTCCGGAGCAAAGGGCGAAGTAAGGCAATAGATTGTCAGTAGAAGTAGGCTAACCTCTCAGGGAAAACCACTTAAGCCGAGGCTGGAATCCCCGCCATGTCCATGGATCCTCCGCCATCTCCCAGCCGTCAGAGGCGCACGGCCGTGGGCATCGCCTCCATCCTCTTCCTCGTCACCCTCGCCGCCTACATCGCCCGTGTCAATGTCTCCGTAGCGCTTCCGTTCATCGGTGCGGACTACGGCTGGAGCAGCTCGGAGCGGGGCGTCTACGGAGGCCTTCTGCTGGGCATCTTCTTGGTCGGATACGGAGTCTCGAACATCTTCATCAGCCCTCTGGTGGACTACTTCGGTCCCAGACGCAGCATGTTGGTGGCGGTAGCGGTCTTCTCGCTGCTCACTTTCCTCACCGGCGTCGTAGGCATGATCTTCCTGGCCCTCATCAGTACGCGGCTGCTGCTCGGCCTGTCCCAAGGCATCCTCTACCCGAGCGCAAGCAAGGTGACCCAAGCCTGGTTCGAGCCCAAGGACCGTTCCAAGGTGAACTCCCTGCACCTGAGCTCGATGTATGTCTCCAATCTCCTGGTGCCCCTTCTCCTCATCCCGCTCATCATGCGCACCGACTGGCAGGTAGCGTTCTACGCTGTGGCCTTCGTCTCCATTCTGACCTTGATACCGCTCTGGATCTATCTCCGGGACAAGCCTTCCGGCAACCACGAACCGACGGAGAGGAAGCCCCTGAAGGAGGTCATCGGCCAGGCCAAGGCGGATTTCAAGGAAGCGCTGCATATCAAGGGGCTTTTCGTGCTGACGGCCGCCGACGCGACCGGCAGTTTGGTCTTCTGGGGCATCTCCCTCTGGCTTCCGACCTATCTCATCCAGGCCAAGGGGTTCAGCCTGGAGACGGTGGCGCTGGCCGCCTCCTTGCCCTACCTCGGAGGTCTGGTAGGCCTCTACTTCGGTTCGCTAATCAGCGACCGTACGGGAAGGAGGGTACTGACCACCTCGACGTTCGGGCTGGTCGCATCGGTCTTCATCCTTCTGCTCATTGGCGCCCAGGACCAGGGCCTGGTCATCTTCTACCTGGGCATGGTGTTCTTCTTCATCGGCATCCTTCCGCCCAACGCCTTCACCCTGCTGCAAGGCATCTGTCCGACCGATAAAGTAGGCACCGCCACAGGCATAATGAACGGCCTGGCGGTCGGCCTGGGAGTGCTGGGGCCGATGATCCTCGGCCTGGCGGTGGCGAGCACCGGCTCATACGATTCTGGGCTGGTGCTTCTGGCGGTCATGGAGGTGATTTCCGCCTTCATCTTGCTTTTCTTTCTGCGCTACGAGAAGTCGAGCAGCGCCGCGCCCACCGAGCAGAGCAAGTGATCTCCGCTGAGCGAGCCTCGCCAAGGAGGCAAGGATTATCCCATCCCAATCCTTTGTGGTGGCGTGCGGAGGCTACCCTTCGAATGCGACGCGCTGGACACGCTGCTGGATGGCGGCGTGGAGTCTAGCTGTGTTACCTTGATCTATGGCGAAGCGGGCACGGGCAAGACCAACCTCTGCCTGGTGCTGGCCCGCAATGTCGCCAAGCAAGGCAAGAAGGTGGTGTACCTGGACACTGAGGGGGTGTCCCTGGACCGCTTTCGCCAGGTGAGCGGCGAGGGCTTCGAGAAGCTGCTCAAGTCCGTGCTCTTCTTCGAGGCAAACAGCTTCGACGAGCAGGAGAAGATGGTGGACAAGGCCATCAAGCTGGCCGAGGGCAATCTGGACGTGGAGATGATCATCGTCGATTCGCTGACTATGTTCTACCGTCTAACCGCCAGAGAGGAGGATAGGACGGAGCGGCGCTCTTTGACGTCGCAGAGCGTCAAGCTCCTCAGCATAGCCCGCAAGAGGGACATACCGGTGGTCCTCACCTCGCAGGTGTACACGGACGTGGAAAGGAAGACCATCGAGTCGCTCGGCGGCCATTCGCTGCATCACAACGCCAAGACCATCATCAGTCTGGAGAAGGTCTCTCCCGGTCGAAGGAAGGCCGTGCTGAAGAAGCACCGTCACATCGCCGAAGGCAAGTCGGCCGACTTCAGGCTGGTGGAAACGGGCATCAGCTGTTAGAGCTCCCGGCCCACGGAGAAGTCCACCACCGCTCGCAGGAACTCCTTCTCCTTCGAATCGCGCAAGCAGTCCAAGCGTTCCTTCGCTCCCTGGGCGTACTCGAGCGCTTTTTCCTTGGCGAAGTCCAGGCTGCCTACCTCCCGGAAGAGGTCTATGCAAGCTCTGACCTCAGCGTCCGTGGCTTTCTCGTCGCCAAGCGCCTTGAGCACCTTGGCTTTCTTTTCCTTCCCTTTGGGACCGAGGGTCTCCAGGGCATGCACCACGATGAGCGTGCGCTTGCCGTTGCGGATGTCGCTGCCCACCGGCTTCCCCAGCACTTTCTCGTTGCCCGTGAGCCCAAGAACATCGTCCCAGATCTGGAAGCCTATGCCCAACAGGCGGGCATACTCCTTCATGTCCTTAATCTGGCGCTGGCTTCCGCCGCCGATGATCGCCCCGCCTTCGGCCGCACAGGCGAAGAGCACCGCGGTCTTCTTCTCCACCATCTCCATGTAGAGGTCGACGCTCACATCTGGATTGTTCTCGAAGTCCACGTCCATCTGCTGCCCTTCCGCGATGAGGTACACGGTCTCCGAGGTACTCTTGACCAGACGACG from Methanomassiliicoccales archaeon encodes the following:
- the radB gene encoding DNA repair and recombination protein RadB; the protein is MRRLPFECDALDTLLDGGVESSCVTLIYGEAGTGKTNLCLVLARNVAKQGKKVVYLDTEGVSLDRFRQVSGEGFEKLLKSVLFFEANSFDEQEKMVDKAIKLAEGNLDVEMIIVDSLTMFYRLTAREEDRTERRSLTSQSVKLLSIARKRDIPVVLTSQVYTDVERKTIESLGGHSLHHNAKTIISLEKVSPGRRKAVLKKHRHIAEGKSADFRLVETGISC
- a CDS encoding polyprenyl synthetase family protein → MDITKDLVRMAKEVDAALMPYLDVGKYEKLRQAMKHYPEAGGKRLRPLMAITVAEAVGKQGKRAVPFGCALEIIHNFTLVHDDVIDQDPVRRGRPAVHVLFDVPTAIIAGDALFAIAYEVIASTDVDGERLRRLVKSTSETVYLIAEGQQMDVDFENNPDVSVDLYMEMVEKKTAVLFACAAEGGAIIGGGSQRQIKDMKEYARLLGIGFQIWDDVLGLTGNEKVLGKPVGSDIRNGKRTLIVVHALETLGPKGKEKKAKVLKALGDEKATDAEVRACIDLFREVGSLDFAKEKALEYAQGAKERLDCLRDSKEKEFLRAVVDFSVGREL
- a CDS encoding MFS transporter, whose amino-acid sequence is MDPPPSPSRQRRTAVGIASILFLVTLAAYIARVNVSVALPFIGADYGWSSSERGVYGGLLLGIFLVGYGVSNIFISPLVDYFGPRRSMLVAVAVFSLLTFLTGVVGMIFLALISTRLLLGLSQGILYPSASKVTQAWFEPKDRSKVNSLHLSSMYVSNLLVPLLLIPLIMRTDWQVAFYAVAFVSILTLIPLWIYLRDKPSGNHEPTERKPLKEVIGQAKADFKEALHIKGLFVLTAADATGSLVFWGISLWLPTYLIQAKGFSLETVALAASLPYLGGLVGLYFGSLISDRTGRRVLTTSTFGLVASVFILLLIGAQDQGLVIFYLGMVFFFIGILPPNAFTLLQGICPTDKVGTATGIMNGLAVGLGVLGPMILGLAVASTGSYDSGLVLLAVMEVISAFILLFFLRYEKSSSAAPTEQSK